The DNA region TTCAGCAGTGCGACATCAAAACTACTGCCAAAACAGGTAGTTGTTACGCTCTCATCCGGTATGTTAACGTTCATCTGGCTCTGGAACCTACTGTACTATCAGATACTGACACTCTCGTAGATATTCCCTTGAAAGCAGCGCTGTTGCGGCTGTGGCCTCTGCAGATGGGTTGCCTCTCTCCCCACTGAGCTCAAGTATGCGTCTCGAGCATCCCTGGTACTCAAAATACTGGGCTCCGAAGCCATATACCAGAACTCCCCCGAAGGCTACACGTGAGACTCCACGCGTAACTCCTCAGTCCAGGCGACGGTCTCCCCCAGATCAGGGCTTCTTGAACAGAGGCACCGCGCAACAGCAGCATAGTGGCACATCGTCACTCGACTCTCCTTCTGAGAGAAAGAAGGTGGGACAACCAAGTATTTCCCCAGAATACATGCGTGGACCTCCTCCGGGTGTTCCTCCTATCTCCCAGCCTCAAGCTGGCCTGCAACCATCGCCTCCTCGCATGCAGCCGCATCCCGTTGGAGCTACCGAGTATAACCTGGACTATCACGGTCCTGCCCACCGGCAGCCCTGTGTTCCTTTTCACCACCAGATGGCCGAAATCACTGAGAAGCCTCAGAATCAcggcaacctccccccagctcATCACTTCAACCAAAGCTTTCAACAACACGGTCCACCGCAGTGGCACCATGGACCACCTCATTGGCAACATAcccaccctcttccacctcctccgcccccgcaTCTGCCGCCGTTTTTTGGCCCTGCTAACTTCGTCGGTCCAATACCACAACCGCCGTATCAAGCACCACCTGTGTTCTACAATCAGGGAGGTCCTCACGGAAATGCACAATGTCCGGTGGATCCCCAGATGCGGAGCCCTCAGGCACGAACTAGACAGTCGCCCGAGCAAGACATGGTCGGGTCACAACTATTGTCACACTCAAGCTCATCGAGCAGCGCGCACACCACCCATGCTATATCACAAGTTTGGGTTGTAGTTGACAAGGCTGCTGCAGCGGAGCACACCAACAAGGGGAGGCCCGTGAAAGCTGGCACTTCTCTGGATGAGCCATCCACCCCTATTGATACTGTTTCAACACAGGAAGATGGGCGCATTGCTGGCACACTGGAAAAGCCTGTccaagaaggggaaagcTCGGACCAGGGAGGCACGGTGGTACGGCATGCGCAGTTCTCCATCCATGATGTGCGCTTCAGCCAGGATATGTCCGGCACAGTGAGGATCCGCCCAAATAGGCGGAATCAACACCAGGCCCTTCCCGCAGAGTGGTTGGTTGTGGATAGTCGAAGTGCAACTCCGGCCGAGCAGCGGCAACCTTCAGGATCCAAGAAGGGTAAAAATAAGAGGAAGCCCGGTGCCCGTCCAAGTTCGCGACCATCGACACCTGTCGACTTTTCCTCGAGCCAGGCTGAGAGCTCCAAGGCTCAAGCTTCGGCTTCGACTGAGCGACCCGAATCAGTCACGGGAAATGGTGCATTTAAGGTCCCAGAGCCCAAAGGATACCGCGCAGATGCAGGTGGATCGCTCAAGCTGTCATGGAACCCCAGGGGCCCAGCTATCCATGTCAACCACCTAGCCGACCAGATGTTACCTCCACCTCTGAGAACTGGATCACCTCAAGAGGGACCCTCCACGGGCCCTGTCCTCAAGGCCAACAACTCGAAACAGGCTCGATTTCAGCGGTTCGACTCCCTAAGCAGCATCCCCGACTGCCCGGTCCTCCCAAGGGCGTGCGACTTATTCCCCAACTACCCCGATCTATCAACGTCTCCGCCCAAGATTGTGATGACACCGGCCGAGACAACCCCAAACCAGGAGATGGCTTCCCATCCGACTATCAACGGGTTGCTCAATGGTCCAAACCGCGGGATCTCAGACTCATCCCTTGCCCAAAGCTTCTACACCGCAAAAAGCACGTTCTTTTCCAGAGAGAACAGTCCTCCCGAAGCAGCCAAGGACGAGCTGTTTGTCTCGCCCCCAGAGACTCCAACCAAGACCAGCCAACCATCCTCGTGCACATTGCCTGCCAACCCAATTCCGAAGCTCACAGCAGCTGCTCCCGTCCTGGAGGTACCTGTGGAAATCCCAAAGCTGGACAAGGGCAAGAGCACAGCACCCCTCCAGCCCGAGACCTCTGTATCCAACTTGGAGACCTCAGAGCCCACCGACTCCAAACCAGAGGCCCCCAAGCCAAAGTCCAGCAGCACGAACAAgcacaaaaagaagaacaagaccaGAGCTGACACTGAAGCCggaccttcttcttctcagccacaagagcagcagcagcagttgcCGACCCCAGTTGGTTCAAAGCCCAACTCCCGCcccgccacccccgccgGCGACGCCAACGTCAGGAACCAAAAGAAGAGACAGGCGCACGCGAAGAGCAAAGCAGAGAGGAAgcgctctgctgctgctgcttctgctaATAAAGGggggccttcttcttctggggcTGATGCTTGATAGACTCGTGATATGTGGGGGGGATGTCATGGACTCGACAATATATAAACATATTGCAATGATGGTGTAAACATccgacaaaagaaaacagtttACAGTCAAACTTCCCTTTCGtcgctttttcttttcgtctcACCCtcggtttttctttttcttttcggtCTTCTAGCCATTAGCAATCTTgccttttttctctctcacAAAAGAAAGCCCGACGCGGCGCTAGGTTTTTCTTTCTAACcctgggaggaggaatttGGCTACCGCCTCATCGCTGGCTAATCGGACTTGGGGGCAGCAGGATAACATAGCTGGCGTTTTTGGTTTGgtcttgggggttggtgctgggtCTGGTAATTGGAGCTTGGTGCTGGGTATGGTATGGGATTTTCTTCTTTCGCAGGACATCAAGGCGTAAAGAACAAGGGAAgagacagcaacaaaaaaaaaaaaaaaaaaaaaaaaaagaggagatggagatacCCAGATGTTCTTACTTTGCGGATGGTATTTGGGCGGATGGGGAATAGATAAGGTATCATGGGATTTTGCACAGGCAGAGGTGGAGGGCACAACGTCAGACTGTGAATTCTCGCGTGGTTTACAATATATTATTTATGGTTTTGACTTTGTTCTTTACTTCGTGTACTGTCGCTGCTTTGCATGTTTTGCGTGGACTCGAGtagatggatgggttgggtttttaaatgggaaaagggggctttCGTTACCATGGCGACGCTAATCTTGACAATAGGCCGTGGACAACTCAAATCGAGACTCCAAAAATTCGATTCACCTCCAAGAAAGGTAGGTCCTAGAAAAGTTTCACATATGTAGGTAGACTTCAGTCATGCTGAATCATACACAGCACGGGTTTGATCATCACCATTCACTCCGAACAACCTATCCTGTCCATCATGCCATTATTCTTGGTCTGAATTACACATCATTTTCTCGCCCATATGCTCAGCATCCATTACCCCTTATGCCAAACCCAATGTCAAGTCCCTCTTAACAAACCAAGAATAGAATTTGCTCTTCAGCGGATCCCTCCTAACTACCATTTAATGTTGCAAAGCAAACCCGTGCTATTGCATTATCCCCATCTACATCACCAAgcactccccctcctgctgcttcccAACCTTACTTCTCGATATCCTCTCTCTCGCCCTCGGTTGACTATTCTTGCCTGACCTCTTCAGATCCTCCAACCGTTGCCTCGCCTTGGGGAAATCCTGAGCTGTTCTCATTGTTAGCACACCGTCGGTTTAGTTCCAAGAGATCGGAGAGCTTACCAGCAGCCCTCCAGTACCATCTTTTCGCATCCTCCATATTGGCCTGAACACCGATCCCCACCTCGGTGAAGTACCCCATCGCATACTCTGCCTTGGCCAGccccgccatcgccgccttTCTCGCCCACAGGTACGCCTCAGTATCGCTCTGCTGCAGCACCCCCTCGCTTCCAGTAAGATACCATCCCGACAAGCACAGTTCGCTCTGGTGCTCCTCCTGCATTGCCGCACGCGAATACCACATTATCGACATTCGCGGATCAATCGGgcaccccaacaacccataCTCGTAACAGCACCCCAGTCTGAACTGACTGAACTTGTAACCCAGCTCTGCCGCTTGTTTGAACAGCTGGAAAGCATATGCCTCATCCCGAATAATCACATCATTCGGCTCCGCGCTCTCATAAAGCAGCGCCAGTTCGTGAAGTGCATGCGGGTTCTCGGCGTCGGCTCTCTCAGCAGCGCGCTTAAGCCAGCTGATTGCCTCGCGAGGATTGCGCGGTTGACCAAGCAGTCCCTTGAGCAGGATCATGCCGACCTTGTACATGGCTGGGGTGTCACCCAGAGTAGCTGCACGCTTGTACCACTGGAAGGCCTTGACTGGGTCCTTGCGGGTGCCACCTCCTTCGTCGTTGCCAATCTCGCAGCACACGGCCGTGCGAtaggctgctgctgcatggcCAAGTTTGGCTGCTGACTGGTAGAGCGAGAAAGCGTGAGCATTATCCGGCTCGCTGCCAAACAGACCACGGCCAAGACAGTCGGCCAAGAAAAACATCGCttcggggttgttggctttCTCGAGTTTGCGAAGAATCTTGTTGGCATCAACTAAGAATCTTTCGCGTGATCGGGCGCGAGCCTTGGGAtctgggaggttggggacAAGCACGTCCGACGCTTCCACCAGACGTTTGGCGAGACGAAGAGCCGATGCTTGATCGTTAGCATCGTTCTTGATCACTGCTCGAAGGTGTTCAAGTTCTTGTACTGTCACGGGCTCCTCCACGGGCTTTGCTGGAGGTGGGTTACCAGCTGGCTGAGCAGGTGTTTGGTTACCGCCAAACTGACCCTgaggttgctggggaggatAACCTCCTGCAGGCGGTGTGGGCGTGTTGCCTCCATATGGTGGTAtaccgttgttgttgtttacCCCACTATAATTCCTTACCGGTGGAGGACGGTCACTCAAATTCACCATAGATCCAGCCATATGCCCAGGACGGACGGGTGCAGGATGCGAAGGTAGACTGTCACTACTGTTGCCAGTTTGTGTAAGAGGCGACTGTCCTGGCCTGTATGGAGTTGGACCAGGTGGTAGGTGGCCAGGCCCAGGTGATCCGGTTTGTGATGGACCAGGACCTCGTGAGAAGTTCGGGGGCCCATCGAACGAGCCTTGTTGATGTGGGCCTAGCTGCTGCGGTGGTTGTCTTTGTgtagggagaggagggatatCGCCCGCCATTTCGAACACAGCAGTTTGCGAGTTACGCAGATCAGGCTGAGATTTGGCTCTGCTAACCTCAGGCTGTCGACCCGGCCCGTTTCGAGGCTGCTCTGGTAGTCCATGCTGCATGTGCTGATCAAACGAGTTCCTTGGCGGTTGTTGGCGTATGGATTCAAAGTCTGGGAGTTCTGATCGAGCCGATGCTGATGGTGGGTTCTGAGCCGGATACTCTTCATTGGTGCCATAATAATCGTAAAAGTCATCGACAGACGCAGGACGGtcctgaccctgaccctgacctGGACCTGGGCCTCCATAACCCGAATCGGGAGGATTCCTGTACTGAGCATCTTGGAAATTGTTCTGAGGTAAAGGAGGGGCGTCGACGGGAGGATAACCTCGTGGTGCGCGCATGCTTTGCGCAGTGCTCGGTCTCTGTGGCATACCGCCCCCACGTCCACCGGGTCCAATCGGCCCGTTATAAGGAGCACTATCAcgccgtggaggaggtccTGGATGGCGCATATCCATTGGTTCTCTTGCGGGCATTGTCATGCTGCGTCCTGGAGGCCCAAAGTTTTCGTCTCCGTATCCACCGGGCTGCTGTCCATAACCATGTCCAAGAGGCCCGGGGGGTCCAGGAGGAGGTCCACGCCGTTGATCGGTATACTCCTGACCACGATGTGGTTGCGGGGGTCCTCGAGGGGGACTCATAGGTCCTCCATACCCATTGGGGGGGCGCATCGGTCCAGGTCCTCGTTGTGGACTGGGACCACTTGGACCCCGTGGTCCTGCTCTTGATCCTCCAGACAGATTGACGCCCTCAATTTGAGCCACAATTTCCTGTTCCTGAGCGAGATCTGACTTTGCGTGAGCTCCTGGGAATGCGGGAAAGGGTCCGTTGCTTCCTCCTGGATTCATTGGTGGTCCCCGGTTTGCTTAAGCCTTGTTAGCAAGTGCCAAATCCAGCACATTGGTTAACACTTGATCCTCAACTTACCAGTTGGGTCTGAATTGGGACCCCTTTCAAGCGGGCCAGGACGTCCTTGAGGGGGATAACCTCTCCCAGGGCCTCCCGGACCAGGACCATATCCACCTCCACGAGGAGGATAggggcctcctcggccgccgccTGGGGCAGGTCTCATAGGTCCGCCTCTTCCGTCTCGCATTGGTGGTCCGCCCCTTCCATAACCATTAGGTCCGTTAGGACCCGGGGATCCATTTGGTCCTGGTTCGTAATAATCTTGCTGCGGGTAGCCTTGGTTCGGCGGaggtcctcctcgtccgtaATTATCGTTGTATTGACCATCATAGCCCTGGTCATAACCGTTTCCGTTCCCATAGTCGTCGTAGCCATAGTCATAGTCCTCTTGATACTGATCAtactgctgttgttgctgaggaggcggCCCATtgtactgctgctgctgtggtggaggaggcccATTGTACTGCTGTGGTCCTCCAGGCCCGGGCGGATATTGTCTTTGCGGCGGCGGTCGTTGCTGCCCAGGTCCTCCACCATACCCTCCTCCAGGTCCTCCTCCATACTGGCCGTTATAGGCCATGCTTGGACACACGCCGAGGGCCTGCCTTTATGCCGTGCTGTGCCGGCGCTCGTTTGTTCCGTCTTTCTATTGCTCGGCTTAGAGCCAGACCAAGACCCTTGAGATTTTGATCCTCAATAATTCTGCGCGGCGATCATAGTATGGCGTCGGTAAAATTATGTCGATATTAACTGCTAGCGAGCTGGCAGTGCGACTTCTACGCAGGTCTGAAGTCGACGGCAACAACGATATGGTGAGTAATTATTTTTAGTAGGAGGGCTTGAGTCGAGTTCGGCCCGCTTGAGCGCTCGTTCGGGGGCGGGGTGACAGATGTCGGCGGCCTCACTAAATCAGATCGCGAGTTCAGACCGGGGCTCGTAGGCAAAGAAACTCGGAGGAGACTGTCGTGCTATTCGCCCAAGTTTGTTGCAAGGTGGGATCGGGCTGGAGGTCGTAAAAAAGGAGCAGAGACGAAGGAAGGGTGAACTCTTGAAGTGGCGCTCGTCAAGGAGTGGAATGGCTACAAAGCGGAGCCGGGCGACTGTTTGTAAATATGAAGAAAAATCTATGTTCAAACGCTCTCAGGATGACAGCAGTCAAAATTTTTGGAGACCTGGGCCTGCGGAAAACGATGAGGCAAAGATGGGCAGGGAGGACTGCATTGTGACCCAGTCGAGGTCGCAATAAGCCGTCTTTGCCGCGACAGGAGCCCCCCTCCTTACCACGCTGTAAGTGGTAAAGGTGACGCTCGGGTCGTCAAAAAGGCGGGGCCGAAGGCTGTTACGCTGTGACAGGTTCTGTTTGCATTCATTAGGGGTCTCGGACAGTCGGACCACAGCAAATCAACGGCAGtgcgtcctcctcatcatgttGTTGTCTACCTACCCTTTACAATCTCAGGTCATCTCGACCAACGACCGCGAGAAGAGGCTGAGCGCTGAGATCTCAACGGCGGGATGAAAGTATCCGGAGAGAAGCCCCATTCTAACGGCGCCTATTCTCCAGACCCGTTCGCTTGATCCCGGCATTAGAGGACCCCGCTAAAGTCCGCCACCAGGGCATTTTCCACCTCGCCAAGCTCCTGTGCTGAGATGAGGAAACATGAAACAGCGATGCTTGTCGCCAAGTTGATTGAGAACAGTGCTATTTCTTGAGTAGTGAGGTTGGTTGCAACTCTGTGTGCAGGCAAGGCAATCAAGTATTAAGCAGGAGAACGGCGAGGTACGTGTATCGA from Podospora pseudoanserina strain CBS 124.78 chromosome 1, whole genome shotgun sequence includes:
- a CDS encoding hypothetical protein (COG:S; EggNog:ENOG503PH3A), which produces MATLPKGRMVSFQISSNDRQTPSVVAMASNGTPLPTPLMSYYFKMPRNSPCVISVNKTGKAPRFYSDPLSIPKRDIESWNQAKIEKEARTIRAQHPALADSVIRPTSWEDLYRYYDAHDLWLQGAWNLWCVIDELRYQNEKMECYRQQMRAMQNLGNHLPLLPYELSMIGDFVEGWISYAENRLMLIEWDGSYDILQLFSPTDWKEGGIEGLNQTQAAFLSDELTYWHEHWRERYENPAAFFPPDQWHHLGGKYAKEDSLTEPQKRFVTPYDKPLAAPSDTLQHPLPTILSTTQPSIKQEDYMPVHNKTTGAYSQPVAFSKPVLSFKPAPASPSVPAPPSVPAYHFLPKGYPIVVNGTMPAPHSIVVEKHATSEEAKPDNATKPAGDGDAITVRTEASGPSRIPERFLEETVDRQEQQSATADPKIPQRAYSPRNKGRKNFPNPISTRPISDSTYAKCYNRDKSPGIYSGKMSAGHFVACPCGRCSTLSRTALVKQIDHFPGMTQCEKVSRFQEYFSRYGVIQQCDIKTTAKTGSCYALIRYSLESSAVAAVASADGLPLSPLSSSMRLEHPWYSKYWAPKPYTRTPPKATRETPRVTPQSRRRSPPDQGFLNRGTAQQQHSGTSSLDSPSERKKVGQPSISPEYMRGPPPGVPPISQPQAGLQPSPPRMQPHPVGATEYNLDYHGPAHRQPCVPFHHQMAEITEKPQNHGNLPPAHHFNQSFQQHGPPQWHHGPPHWQHTHPLPPPPPPHLPPFFGPANFVGPIPQPPYQAPPVFYNQGGPHGNAQCPVDPQMRSPQARTRQSPEQDMVGSQLLSHSSSSSSAHTTHAISQVWVVVDKAAAAEHTNKGRPVKAGTSLDEPSTPIDTVSTQEDGRIAGTLEKPVQEGESSDQGGTVVRHAQFSIHDVRFSQDMSGTVRIRPNRRNQHQALPAEWLVVDSRSATPAEQRQPSGSKKGKNKRKPGARPSSRPSTPVDFSSSQAESSKAQASASTERPESVTGNGAFKVPEPKGYRADAGGSLKLSWNPRGPAIHVNHLADQMLPPPLRTGSPQEGPSTGPVLKANNSKQARFQRFDSLSSIPDCPVLPRACDLFPNYPDLSTSPPKIVMTPAETTPNQEMASHPTINGLLNGPNRGISDSSLAQSFYTAKSTFFSRENSPPEAAKDELFVSPPETPTKTSQPSSCTLPANPIPKLTAAAPVLEVPVEIPKLDKGKSTAPLQPETSVSNLETSEPTDSKPEAPKPKSSSTNKHKKKNKTRADTEAGPSSSQPQEQQQQLPTPVGSKPNSRPATPAGDANVRNQKKRQAHAKSKAERKRSAAAASANKGGPSSSGADA
- a CDS encoding hypothetical protein (EggNog:ENOG503NWWI; COG:M; COG:O; COG:T), which codes for MAYNGQYGGGPGGGYGGGPGQQRPPPQRQYPPGPGGPQQYNGPPPPQQQQYNGPPPQQQQQYDQYQEDYDYGYDDYGNGNGYDQGYDGQYNDNYGRGGPPPNQGYPQQDYYEPGPNGSPGPNGPNGYGRGGPPMRDGRGGPMRPAPGGGRGGPYPPRGGGYGPGPGGPGRGYPPQGRPGPLERGPNSDPTANRGPPMNPGGSNGPFPAFPGAHAKSDLAQEQEIVAQIEGVNLSGGSRAGPRGPSGPSPQRGPGPMRPPNGYGGPMSPPRGPPQPHRGQEYTDQRRGPPPGPPGPLGHGYGQQPGGYGDENFGPPGRSMTMPAREPMDMRHPGPPPRRDSAPYNGPIGPGGRGGGMPQRPSTAQSMRAPRGYPPVDAPPLPQNNFQDAQYRNPPDSGYGGPGPGQGQGQDRPASVDDFYDYYGTNEEYPAQNPPSASARSELPDFESIRQQPPRNSFDQHMQHGLPEQPRNGPGRQPEVSRAKSQPDLRNSQTAVFEMAGDIPPLPTQRQPPQQLGPHQQGSFDGPPNFSRGPGPSQTGSPGPGHLPPGPTPYRPGQSPLTQTGNSSDSLPSHPAPVRPGHMAGSMVNLSDRPPPVRNYSGVNNNNGIPPYGGNTPTPPAGGYPPQQPQGQFGGNQTPAQPAGNPPPAKPVEEPVTVQELEHLRAVIKNDANDQASALRLAKRLVEASDVLVPNLPDPKARARSRERFLVDANKILRKLEKANNPEAMFFLADCLGRGLFGSEPDNAHAFSLYQSAAKLGHAAAAYRTAVCCEIGNDEGGGTRKDPVKAFQWYKRAATLGDTPAMYKVGMILLKGLLGQPRNPREAISWLKRAAERADAENPHALHELALLYESAEPNDVIIRDEAYAFQLFKQAAELGYKFSQFRLGCCYEYGLLGCPIDPRMSIMWYSRAAMQEEHQSELCLSGWYLTGSEGVLQQSDTEAYLWARKAAMAGLAKAEYAMGYFTEVGIGVQANMEDAKRWYWRAAAQDFPKARQRLEDLKRSGKNSQPRARERISRSKVGKQQEGECLVM